The Neodiprion virginianus isolate iyNeoVirg1 chromosome 5, iyNeoVirg1.1, whole genome shotgun sequence genome contains a region encoding:
- the LOC124305965 gene encoding inositol hexakisphosphate kinase 1 isoform X1, which yields MVYLAGTWGMGETEPQCHSTTTSPVTASFLKDHDEEVALHPLNNQVGGHTRLLLLNQNTICKPLNYRELEFYQNIPQDIQMFVPKFKGVMQASSSSEVSLDKRYSPSFRDQAETTNTRQGKGSTKRKRDDVLRMKIHRNNCTVDVLKPETHLESTPNTQHFLMLENITSRYTHPCILDLKMGTRQYSDDASAEKRSKQIAKCAASTSASLGVRLCGMQVYQADSDHYVKRDKYWGRELNEEGFKAALYRFFHNGFGLRTLAIQRVIARLELLRRAIERQSSYRFYSCSLLVVYEGYQIDGFSVLRHTPTLRVEEESTDLNFMENIAHGSETCYDADTSNNSNDYNLSSHEEVSQATLHRGFGEAAARGAKNASGFYPINEETVFMDSPTNMVSTVVQSSQFDNWMMYSSSSGDEFCCGQHTADSSEDTSSDLEMESTGCVLKRNRPRQHLRLYENTKHVETEDECSSISKRLRVKTDEEKQSESEDSLVDVRMIDFANMSFNHSGSSVGSSNSNSTIHQGPDCGFLTGLDSLKRLLLEILTEG from the exons ATGGTATACCTGGCGGGTACTTGGGGCATGGGAGAGACTGAACCACAGTGCCATAGCACCACCACTTCCCCAGTAACAGCATCATTCCTCAAAGATCACGATGAAGAAGTCGCTCTCCATCCCCTCAATAATCAG GTCGGCGGTCATACCAGACTGTTGCTGCTTAACCAGAATACCATCTGCAAGCCATTGAACTATCGAGAGCTCGAGTTCTATCAAAACATTCCACAAGATATACAAATGTTTGTCCCCAAATTCAAAG GTGTAATGCAGGCTTCCAGTAGCAGCGAGGTTTCACTAGACAAACGTTACAGTCCAAGCTTCAGAGATCAAGCAGAAACGACCAACACTCGCCAGGGAAAAGGTTCGACAAAACGAAAGCGTGACGATGTTCTcag GATGAAAATTCACCGCAACAATTGCACAGTTGACGTCTTGAAGCCTGAAACTCACTTGGAAAGCACACCGAATACACAAC attttctaATGCTGGAGAATATAACATCTCGATACACGCATCCATGTATATTGGATTTGAAAATGGGGACCAGACAGTACAGTGATGATGCGTCAGCTGAAAAACGTAGCAAGCAAATTGCCAAGTGTGCTGCCAGTACCTCTGCTTCTTTAGGAGTTCGTCTGTGCGGAATGCAG GTCTACCAAGCAGATTCAGATCATTATGTTAAAAGAGACAAATATTGGGGCAGAGAACTCAATGAAGAAGGTTTCAAAGCAGCTCTATACCGCTTCTTCCACAATGGTTTTGGTTTACGAACATTGGCCATTCAAAGAGTGATAGCACGCCTGGAACTTTTACGTCGCGCAATCGAAAGACAAAGCAGCTATAGATTTTATTCCTg CTCACTTCTTGTCGTCTACGAGGGGTATCAAATAGATGGCTTTTCAGTGTTGAGACACACCCCGACACTTCGAGTTGAAGAAGAATCGACAGACTTAAATTTCATGGAAAATATTGCTCATGGTTCTGAAACATGTTATGACGCAGACACAAGTAACAATTCAAATGATTACAATCTTAGCAGTCATGAAGAAGTTAGCCAAGCCACACTCCACAGGGGTTTTGGAGAGGCAGCTGCACGAGGGGCCAAAAATGCTAGTGGCTTTTATCCAATTAATGAGGAAACTGTGTTCATGGATTCACCAACAAACATGGTCAGCACTGTTGTTCAGAGCTCGCAATTTGACAATTGGATGATGTACAGCAGCAGTAGTGGGGATGAATTTTGTTGCGGGCAACACACAGCTGATAGTTCTGAAGACACTAGTTCGGATCTAGAAATGGAAAGTACAGGATGTGTTTTAAAGCGTAACAGACCCAGGCAACATTTGCGATTATACGAAAACACTAAGCATGTCGAAACAGAAGATGAATGTTCGAGTATTTCTAAAAGATTACGTGTTAAAACTGACGAGGAAAAACAGTCAGAAAGTGAAGATTCCCTCGTCGACGTAAGAATGATCGACTTTGCCAATATGTCGTTTAACCACTCCGGAAGTTCTGTGGGGagttcaaattcaaattctacGATTCATCAGGGTCCAGATTGTGGCTTTTTGACTGGCCTAGATAGCCTGAAACGGCTATTATTAGAGATACTAACTGAAGGTTAA
- the LOC124305968 gene encoding dynactin subunit 2 isoform X1: protein MADPKYADLPGIAYDQPDVYETNDLPESDQFQNYSEEENDSIERLHISATEAFNKFKGKHLINKGVDFSDQLSRKPRTGYNAISGVWELPGEGGTETPIQKYQRLQCEIKELYDEVNQIKESAKNDGDVKSAVELASQVEQTGKQLDNLKLEQCLGSDLVNSLTDPHGTQLQKLISQVELFKVSGTGKPENSTSSNKAEKEGDLQPGVLQYQMLYQPERARLQEASRVAHLEQRLGRLENVIGAGNEKLSRLSQSIKTQGLVEAVQQLGAKAALLDATQLDGIESRLATLVHRMDNIAQQKASAPISSDQEQKISEIYEVIKKTETMSQILPQTVNRMLALSTVHQQAAEFSRSLALLEELQGQISSGIESNKVMLKGVQESFASNLEAIKNNITAIDERVKKLNK from the exons ATGGCAGATCCTAAGTACGCCGATCTTCCTGGAATT GCCTATGACCAGCCTGATGTCTATGAAACAAACGACCTTCCTGAATCAGATCAGTTTCAAAATTACTCTGAG gAGGAGAATGACTCTATCGAACGACTTCATATCAGCGCTACCGAAGCTTTTAACAAGTTTAAAGGAAAACACCTGATAAATAAAGGAGTCGACTTCTCTGACCAATTGTCTCGCAAACCAAGGACTGGATATAACGCTAT ATCTGGAGTTTGGGAATTGCCTGGCGAAGGTGGAACTGAAACTCCGATCCAAAAATATCAACGACTACaatgtgaaataaaagaattgtACGATGAAGTAAACCAGATCAAG GAGTCAGCAAAAAACGATGGCGATGTAAAGTCTGCAGTGGAGTTAGCATCTCAAGTGGAACAGACTGGAAAGCAGTTGGACAATTTAAAATTAGAGCAGTGCCTTGGTTCTGACCTTGTAAATTCTTTGACTGACCCTCACGGCACGCAGCTACA GAAACTGATATCACAGGTTGAGTTGTTTAAAGTTAGTGGTACTGGTAAACCGGAGAACTCAACCAGCAGCAATAAAGCTGAAAAAGAAGGTGATCTTCAACCTGGAGTACTGCAGTACCAAATGTTGTATCAACCAGAAAGAGCAAGATTGCAAGAAGCGTCCAGAGTCGCTCATCTGGAACAAAGACTAGGACGCTTAGAGAACGTTATTGGCGCGGGAAATGAAAAACTCAGTAGACTCAGTCAG tCAATCAAGACTCAAGGTTTAGTCGAGGCTGTGCAACAACTGGGAGCAAAAGCTGCTCTTCTAGATGCCACTCAGTTAGATGGTATCGAAAGCAGATTGGCTACTCTGGTCCATAGAATGGACAACATTGCGCAGCAAAAAGCTTCTGCACCTATATCTTCCGATCAAGAACAAAAG ATATCAGAAATCTATGAAGTGATTAAAAAGACAGAAACCATGTCTCAAATTTTACCGCAAACAGTGAATCGAATGCTAGCTCTCAGCACTGTTCATCAACAAG CGGCTGAATTTAGCAGATCTTTGGCGCTTTTGGAAGAATTACAAGGCCAAATATCATCAGGAATTGAGAGTAACAAGGTAATGCTAAAAGGAGTGCAGGAAAGTTTTGCTTCCAATTTGGAAGCAATTAAGAATAACATAACTGCAATTGATgaacgtgtaaaaaaattgaacaagtAA
- the LOC124305992 gene encoding 60S ribosomal protein L27, giving the protein MVKIMKVGKVVLVLSGRYAGRKAIVMRNFDDGTSDKQYGHAWVAGIDRYPRKVHKRMGKGKLHKRSKIKPFVKMLNYNHLMPTRYTVDLALDKAQIKDLKDPMKRKKVRFQTRVKFEERYKSGKNKWFFQKLRF; this is encoded by the exons ATGGTGAAGATTATGAAAGTAGGGAAGGTGGTACTGGTCCTTAGTGGCCGGTACGCTGGACGCAAAGCTATAGTAATGCGAAATTTTGACGATGGTACGTCAGATAAACAATACGGCCATGCCTGGGTTGCTGGCATCGATCGATACCCTCGCAAGGTACACAAGCGTATGGGCAAAGGAAAACTACATAAACGTTCCAAGATAAAGCCCTTCGTGAAG ATGTTGAATTATAACCACTTGATGCCGACACGGTACACCGTGGATCTAGCATTGGATAAGGCACAAATCAAGGACCTGAAGGACCCCATGAAACGCAAGAAGGTCCGATTCCAGACCCGTGTAAAGTTTGAGGAGAG GTACAAATCCGGCAAGAACAAGTGGTTTTTCCAGAAATTGCGATTCTAA
- the LOC124305965 gene encoding inositol hexakisphosphate kinase 1 isoform X2, producing the protein MLNTSLSDTSYVFVLSYLLVGGHTRLLLLNQNTICKPLNYRELEFYQNIPQDIQMFVPKFKGVMQASSSSEVSLDKRYSPSFRDQAETTNTRQGKGSTKRKRDDVLRMKIHRNNCTVDVLKPETHLESTPNTQHFLMLENITSRYTHPCILDLKMGTRQYSDDASAEKRSKQIAKCAASTSASLGVRLCGMQVYQADSDHYVKRDKYWGRELNEEGFKAALYRFFHNGFGLRTLAIQRVIARLELLRRAIERQSSYRFYSCSLLVVYEGYQIDGFSVLRHTPTLRVEEESTDLNFMENIAHGSETCYDADTSNNSNDYNLSSHEEVSQATLHRGFGEAAARGAKNASGFYPINEETVFMDSPTNMVSTVVQSSQFDNWMMYSSSSGDEFCCGQHTADSSEDTSSDLEMESTGCVLKRNRPRQHLRLYENTKHVETEDECSSISKRLRVKTDEEKQSESEDSLVDVRMIDFANMSFNHSGSSVGSSNSNSTIHQGPDCGFLTGLDSLKRLLLEILTEG; encoded by the exons ATGTTAAACACTTCTTTATCAGATACAAGTTACGTATTTGTACTAAGCTATTTATTG GTCGGCGGTCATACCAGACTGTTGCTGCTTAACCAGAATACCATCTGCAAGCCATTGAACTATCGAGAGCTCGAGTTCTATCAAAACATTCCACAAGATATACAAATGTTTGTCCCCAAATTCAAAG GTGTAATGCAGGCTTCCAGTAGCAGCGAGGTTTCACTAGACAAACGTTACAGTCCAAGCTTCAGAGATCAAGCAGAAACGACCAACACTCGCCAGGGAAAAGGTTCGACAAAACGAAAGCGTGACGATGTTCTcag GATGAAAATTCACCGCAACAATTGCACAGTTGACGTCTTGAAGCCTGAAACTCACTTGGAAAGCACACCGAATACACAAC attttctaATGCTGGAGAATATAACATCTCGATACACGCATCCATGTATATTGGATTTGAAAATGGGGACCAGACAGTACAGTGATGATGCGTCAGCTGAAAAACGTAGCAAGCAAATTGCCAAGTGTGCTGCCAGTACCTCTGCTTCTTTAGGAGTTCGTCTGTGCGGAATGCAG GTCTACCAAGCAGATTCAGATCATTATGTTAAAAGAGACAAATATTGGGGCAGAGAACTCAATGAAGAAGGTTTCAAAGCAGCTCTATACCGCTTCTTCCACAATGGTTTTGGTTTACGAACATTGGCCATTCAAAGAGTGATAGCACGCCTGGAACTTTTACGTCGCGCAATCGAAAGACAAAGCAGCTATAGATTTTATTCCTg CTCACTTCTTGTCGTCTACGAGGGGTATCAAATAGATGGCTTTTCAGTGTTGAGACACACCCCGACACTTCGAGTTGAAGAAGAATCGACAGACTTAAATTTCATGGAAAATATTGCTCATGGTTCTGAAACATGTTATGACGCAGACACAAGTAACAATTCAAATGATTACAATCTTAGCAGTCATGAAGAAGTTAGCCAAGCCACACTCCACAGGGGTTTTGGAGAGGCAGCTGCACGAGGGGCCAAAAATGCTAGTGGCTTTTATCCAATTAATGAGGAAACTGTGTTCATGGATTCACCAACAAACATGGTCAGCACTGTTGTTCAGAGCTCGCAATTTGACAATTGGATGATGTACAGCAGCAGTAGTGGGGATGAATTTTGTTGCGGGCAACACACAGCTGATAGTTCTGAAGACACTAGTTCGGATCTAGAAATGGAAAGTACAGGATGTGTTTTAAAGCGTAACAGACCCAGGCAACATTTGCGATTATACGAAAACACTAAGCATGTCGAAACAGAAGATGAATGTTCGAGTATTTCTAAAAGATTACGTGTTAAAACTGACGAGGAAAAACAGTCAGAAAGTGAAGATTCCCTCGTCGACGTAAGAATGATCGACTTTGCCAATATGTCGTTTAACCACTCCGGAAGTTCTGTGGGGagttcaaattcaaattctacGATTCATCAGGGTCCAGATTGTGGCTTTTTGACTGGCCTAGATAGCCTGAAACGGCTATTATTAGAGATACTAACTGAAGGTTAA
- the LOC124305965 gene encoding uncharacterized protein LOC124305965 isoform X3: protein MQASSSSEVSLDKRYSPSFRDQAETTNTRQGKGSTKRKRDDVLRMKIHRNNCTVDVLKPETHLESTPNTQHFLMLENITSRYTHPCILDLKMGTRQYSDDASAEKRSKQIAKCAASTSASLGVRLCGMQVYQADSDHYVKRDKYWGRELNEEGFKAALYRFFHNGFGLRTLAIQRVIARLELLRRAIERQSSYRFYSCSLLVVYEGYQIDGFSVLRHTPTLRVEEESTDLNFMENIAHGSETCYDADTSNNSNDYNLSSHEEVSQATLHRGFGEAAARGAKNASGFYPINEETVFMDSPTNMVSTVVQSSQFDNWMMYSSSSGDEFCCGQHTADSSEDTSSDLEMESTGCVLKRNRPRQHLRLYENTKHVETEDECSSISKRLRVKTDEEKQSESEDSLVDVRMIDFANMSFNHSGSSVGSSNSNSTIHQGPDCGFLTGLDSLKRLLLEILTEG, encoded by the exons ATGCAGGCTTCCAGTAGCAGCGAGGTTTCACTAGACAAACGTTACAGTCCAAGCTTCAGAGATCAAGCAGAAACGACCAACACTCGCCAGGGAAAAGGTTCGACAAAACGAAAGCGTGACGATGTTCTcag GATGAAAATTCACCGCAACAATTGCACAGTTGACGTCTTGAAGCCTGAAACTCACTTGGAAAGCACACCGAATACACAAC attttctaATGCTGGAGAATATAACATCTCGATACACGCATCCATGTATATTGGATTTGAAAATGGGGACCAGACAGTACAGTGATGATGCGTCAGCTGAAAAACGTAGCAAGCAAATTGCCAAGTGTGCTGCCAGTACCTCTGCTTCTTTAGGAGTTCGTCTGTGCGGAATGCAG GTCTACCAAGCAGATTCAGATCATTATGTTAAAAGAGACAAATATTGGGGCAGAGAACTCAATGAAGAAGGTTTCAAAGCAGCTCTATACCGCTTCTTCCACAATGGTTTTGGTTTACGAACATTGGCCATTCAAAGAGTGATAGCACGCCTGGAACTTTTACGTCGCGCAATCGAAAGACAAAGCAGCTATAGATTTTATTCCTg CTCACTTCTTGTCGTCTACGAGGGGTATCAAATAGATGGCTTTTCAGTGTTGAGACACACCCCGACACTTCGAGTTGAAGAAGAATCGACAGACTTAAATTTCATGGAAAATATTGCTCATGGTTCTGAAACATGTTATGACGCAGACACAAGTAACAATTCAAATGATTACAATCTTAGCAGTCATGAAGAAGTTAGCCAAGCCACACTCCACAGGGGTTTTGGAGAGGCAGCTGCACGAGGGGCCAAAAATGCTAGTGGCTTTTATCCAATTAATGAGGAAACTGTGTTCATGGATTCACCAACAAACATGGTCAGCACTGTTGTTCAGAGCTCGCAATTTGACAATTGGATGATGTACAGCAGCAGTAGTGGGGATGAATTTTGTTGCGGGCAACACACAGCTGATAGTTCTGAAGACACTAGTTCGGATCTAGAAATGGAAAGTACAGGATGTGTTTTAAAGCGTAACAGACCCAGGCAACATTTGCGATTATACGAAAACACTAAGCATGTCGAAACAGAAGATGAATGTTCGAGTATTTCTAAAAGATTACGTGTTAAAACTGACGAGGAAAAACAGTCAGAAAGTGAAGATTCCCTCGTCGACGTAAGAATGATCGACTTTGCCAATATGTCGTTTAACCACTCCGGAAGTTCTGTGGGGagttcaaattcaaattctacGATTCATCAGGGTCCAGATTGTGGCTTTTTGACTGGCCTAGATAGCCTGAAACGGCTATTATTAGAGATACTAACTGAAGGTTAA
- the LOC124305968 gene encoding dynactin subunit 2 isoform X2, with protein sequence MLSRTNNYTAYDQPDVYETNDLPESDQFQNYSEEENDSIERLHISATEAFNKFKGKHLINKGVDFSDQLSRKPRTGYNAISGVWELPGEGGTETPIQKYQRLQCEIKELYDEVNQIKESAKNDGDVKSAVELASQVEQTGKQLDNLKLEQCLGSDLVNSLTDPHGTQLQKLISQVELFKVSGTGKPENSTSSNKAEKEGDLQPGVLQYQMLYQPERARLQEASRVAHLEQRLGRLENVIGAGNEKLSRLSQSIKTQGLVEAVQQLGAKAALLDATQLDGIESRLATLVHRMDNIAQQKASAPISSDQEQKISEIYEVIKKTETMSQILPQTVNRMLALSTVHQQAAEFSRSLALLEELQGQISSGIESNKVMLKGVQESFASNLEAIKNNITAIDERVKKLNK encoded by the exons ATGCTGAGTAGAACTAATAACTATACG GCCTATGACCAGCCTGATGTCTATGAAACAAACGACCTTCCTGAATCAGATCAGTTTCAAAATTACTCTGAG gAGGAGAATGACTCTATCGAACGACTTCATATCAGCGCTACCGAAGCTTTTAACAAGTTTAAAGGAAAACACCTGATAAATAAAGGAGTCGACTTCTCTGACCAATTGTCTCGCAAACCAAGGACTGGATATAACGCTAT ATCTGGAGTTTGGGAATTGCCTGGCGAAGGTGGAACTGAAACTCCGATCCAAAAATATCAACGACTACaatgtgaaataaaagaattgtACGATGAAGTAAACCAGATCAAG GAGTCAGCAAAAAACGATGGCGATGTAAAGTCTGCAGTGGAGTTAGCATCTCAAGTGGAACAGACTGGAAAGCAGTTGGACAATTTAAAATTAGAGCAGTGCCTTGGTTCTGACCTTGTAAATTCTTTGACTGACCCTCACGGCACGCAGCTACA GAAACTGATATCACAGGTTGAGTTGTTTAAAGTTAGTGGTACTGGTAAACCGGAGAACTCAACCAGCAGCAATAAAGCTGAAAAAGAAGGTGATCTTCAACCTGGAGTACTGCAGTACCAAATGTTGTATCAACCAGAAAGAGCAAGATTGCAAGAAGCGTCCAGAGTCGCTCATCTGGAACAAAGACTAGGACGCTTAGAGAACGTTATTGGCGCGGGAAATGAAAAACTCAGTAGACTCAGTCAG tCAATCAAGACTCAAGGTTTAGTCGAGGCTGTGCAACAACTGGGAGCAAAAGCTGCTCTTCTAGATGCCACTCAGTTAGATGGTATCGAAAGCAGATTGGCTACTCTGGTCCATAGAATGGACAACATTGCGCAGCAAAAAGCTTCTGCACCTATATCTTCCGATCAAGAACAAAAG ATATCAGAAATCTATGAAGTGATTAAAAAGACAGAAACCATGTCTCAAATTTTACCGCAAACAGTGAATCGAATGCTAGCTCTCAGCACTGTTCATCAACAAG CGGCTGAATTTAGCAGATCTTTGGCGCTTTTGGAAGAATTACAAGGCCAAATATCATCAGGAATTGAGAGTAACAAGGTAATGCTAAAAGGAGTGCAGGAAAGTTTTGCTTCCAATTTGGAAGCAATTAAGAATAACATAACTGCAATTGATgaacgtgtaaaaaaattgaacaagtAA